From a region of the Burkholderia lata genome:
- a CDS encoding PucR family transcriptional regulator: MLNNVPRISDRLRERTTSLAEDLSPVVERAYETLAMLDGHESLAPAATRDVFESVEMSATIWFRTLLDGAPPSTQDVDAFQDIGRRRVYQRVPLQSTLQALRVGMREVWRAYIGLGEDDRAIADELLYSVSPYLFDYFDVVAQTIVQTYLAEQYQQARWRETLLHQLYSIVFHSPGDIEGFHSTAEALGLDFAVSRIALAIDVDLDGHTPGERGEACERIAIAAARHLGTSPDNLVRAWHRGRLILWTPCVHGDSLCRSDRLTTERARALVAALPQIRRIGIGLMNEGPAGWAASVEEAVKALDAGAANDRRDKVCPYASIVIEEGARRADNVRRYLVSLLEQLSSEPELLATLKAYFEQGQRLGKTAGALAIHANTLSYRIERIETLLGASLDDVSWVSRLDVALKLRRAAPAVH, translated from the coding sequence GTGTTGAATAACGTACCCCGCATCAGCGACCGTCTGCGTGAACGGACGACGTCGCTGGCGGAGGATCTTTCTCCGGTCGTCGAACGCGCGTATGAAACGCTTGCGATGCTCGACGGCCATGAGTCGCTGGCACCGGCCGCGACCCGCGATGTTTTCGAATCGGTCGAGATGTCTGCGACGATCTGGTTTCGTACGCTGCTGGACGGCGCACCGCCGTCCACGCAGGACGTCGATGCGTTCCAGGACATCGGCCGCCGCCGCGTGTACCAGCGCGTGCCGTTGCAATCGACGCTGCAGGCGTTGCGTGTCGGGATGCGCGAAGTGTGGCGCGCGTATATCGGTCTCGGCGAAGACGACCGTGCGATAGCCGATGAGCTCCTGTACAGCGTATCGCCGTATCTGTTCGACTACTTCGACGTCGTCGCGCAGACCATCGTGCAGACCTATCTGGCCGAGCAGTACCAGCAGGCGCGCTGGCGCGAGACGCTGCTGCACCAGCTGTACAGCATCGTGTTCCACTCGCCGGGCGATATCGAGGGATTTCATTCGACCGCCGAAGCGCTCGGGCTGGATTTTGCTGTGTCCCGCATCGCGCTGGCGATCGACGTTGACCTCGACGGCCATACGCCGGGCGAGCGCGGTGAAGCGTGCGAGCGCATCGCGATCGCGGCGGCGCGGCATCTCGGCACGTCGCCCGACAACCTGGTGCGCGCGTGGCATCGCGGCCGCCTGATTCTGTGGACGCCGTGTGTGCACGGCGATTCGCTGTGCCGAAGCGACCGGCTGACGACCGAACGCGCCCGTGCACTGGTCGCCGCGCTGCCGCAGATTCGCCGGATCGGCATCGGCCTGATGAACGAAGGGCCGGCCGGCTGGGCCGCGTCGGTCGAGGAGGCGGTGAAGGCGCTCGACGCGGGTGCCGCGAACGACCGGCGCGACAAGGTGTGCCCGTATGCGTCGATCGTGATCGAGGAGGGCGCGCGTCGCGCGGATAACGTGCGGCGCTATCTGGTTTCGCTCCTGGAGCAGCTGTCGTCCGAACCGGAACTCCTGGCGACGCTGAAAGCGTACTTCGAGCAGGGCCAGCGTCTCGGCAAGACGGCCGGCGCGCTCGCGATTCACGCGAACACGCTCAGCTACCGCATCGAGCGCATCGAAACGCTGCTCGGCGCGAGCCTCGACGACGTGTCGTGGGTGTCGCGGCTCGACGTCGCGCTCAAGCTGCGCCGAGCCGCACCGGCGGTGCACTGA
- a CDS encoding 3-hydroxyacyl-CoA dehydrogenase NAD-binding domain-containing protein: protein MATPIKRVAVIGTGVIGASWAALFLAKGLDVAATDVAPDAEARLRQYLDAAWPALEELGLAPAASRARLTFTHDLAEAVAGAGLVQENGPERIDFKRTLYGQLDALLPPDVPIASSSSGLTMSEIQTGCPAHPERCVIGHPFNPPHLIPLVEIVSGAQTSEQTVEKVTAFYTSLGKRTIRLHKEVPGHVANRLQAALWREVVHLVSTGVVSVADADAAVCWGPGLRWGLMGPTLLFHLGGGQGGIEHFFEQFTGPMTAWWAVLGTPQLSPDVQRTLIDGALQEADGRSIGALADLRDRQLLGLLKLRDESDRVARND from the coding sequence ATGGCCACCCCGATCAAGCGTGTCGCCGTCATCGGCACCGGCGTCATCGGCGCGAGCTGGGCCGCGCTGTTTCTTGCGAAAGGGCTCGACGTCGCGGCGACCGACGTTGCGCCGGATGCCGAAGCGCGGCTTCGTCAATATCTCGACGCGGCCTGGCCCGCGCTGGAGGAACTGGGGCTCGCGCCGGCCGCATCTCGTGCACGCCTGACGTTCACGCACGATCTTGCCGAGGCCGTCGCCGGCGCGGGGCTCGTGCAGGAAAACGGCCCCGAGCGGATCGACTTCAAGCGCACGCTGTACGGCCAGCTCGATGCGCTGCTGCCGCCCGACGTGCCGATCGCGTCGAGTTCGTCGGGCCTCACGATGAGCGAGATCCAGACAGGCTGCCCGGCGCACCCGGAGCGCTGCGTGATCGGCCACCCGTTCAATCCGCCGCACCTGATTCCGCTCGTCGAGATCGTCTCCGGCGCGCAGACGTCGGAACAGACCGTCGAGAAAGTCACGGCGTTCTACACGTCGCTCGGCAAGCGCACGATCCGCCTGCACAAGGAAGTGCCCGGGCACGTTGCGAACCGGTTGCAGGCCGCGCTGTGGCGCGAAGTCGTGCATCTGGTGTCGACCGGTGTGGTCAGCGTCGCGGACGCGGATGCGGCCGTCTGCTGGGGCCCCGGCCTGCGCTGGGGGCTGATGGGCCCGACGCTGCTGTTCCATCTCGGCGGCGGCCAGGGCGGCATCGAGCACTTCTTCGAGCAGTTCACCGGGCCGATGACCGCGTGGTGGGCCGTGCTCGGCACGCCGCAGTTGTCGCCGGACGTGCAGCGCACGCTGATCGACGGTGCGCTGCAAGAAGCGGACGGCCGCTCGATCGGCGCGTTGGCCGACCTGCGCGATCGCCAGTTGCTCGGCTTGTTGAAGCTGCGCGACGAAAGCGATCGCGTCGCGCGCAACGATTGA
- a CDS encoding acyl-CoA dehydrogenase family protein gives MTTSDHASRPLPEADGDFYQLARTLPDDENEIRLRVRAFMEKEVQPIINEFWMRDEFPFELLPKFKALGIAGLPFQGYGCPGKSTTLMGFVMMELARVDASISTFFGVHTGLAMGSIAICGSDEQKRTWLPPMAALDKIGSFGLTEPLVGSGASGGLLTSARRDGDTWILNGQKKWIGNATWGDVTVIWARDVADNQVKGFIVENRTPGFHVDKIQHKMALRVVQNGLITMTDCRVSEANRLQNANSFKDTAQVLKMTRAAVAWESVGCATGAYEHAVRYAQERQQFGRPIASFQLVQDLLFRMLCNITSTQALCHRLSQMQDAGIMQDEHASLAKGLCTVRMRETVGWARELLGANGILLDHHVGRFVADAEALYSYEGTREMNALIVGRAVTGFSAFV, from the coding sequence ATGACCACCAGCGATCATGCTTCCCGCCCGCTACCCGAAGCGGACGGCGATTTCTACCAGCTCGCGCGCACGCTGCCCGACGACGAAAACGAGATCCGGCTGCGGGTCCGCGCGTTCATGGAGAAGGAAGTCCAGCCGATCATCAACGAATTCTGGATGCGCGACGAATTCCCGTTCGAGCTGCTGCCGAAATTCAAGGCGCTCGGCATCGCCGGGCTGCCGTTCCAGGGCTACGGCTGCCCCGGCAAGAGCACGACGCTGATGGGCTTCGTGATGATGGAACTCGCGCGCGTCGACGCGTCGATCTCGACGTTCTTCGGCGTGCACACCGGCCTCGCGATGGGTTCGATCGCGATCTGCGGCTCGGACGAACAGAAGCGCACGTGGCTGCCGCCGATGGCGGCGCTCGACAAGATCGGCTCGTTCGGGCTGACCGAGCCGCTGGTCGGCTCCGGCGCGTCGGGCGGCCTGCTGACGAGCGCACGGCGCGACGGCGACACGTGGATCCTGAACGGCCAGAAGAAATGGATCGGCAATGCGACGTGGGGCGACGTGACGGTCATCTGGGCGCGCGACGTCGCCGACAACCAGGTCAAAGGCTTCATCGTCGAGAACCGCACCCCCGGCTTTCACGTGGACAAGATCCAGCACAAGATGGCGCTGCGCGTCGTGCAGAACGGGCTGATCACGATGACCGACTGCCGGGTATCCGAAGCGAACCGGCTGCAGAACGCGAATTCTTTCAAGGACACCGCGCAGGTGCTGAAGATGACGCGCGCGGCCGTCGCATGGGAATCGGTCGGCTGTGCAACCGGCGCATACGAGCATGCGGTGCGTTACGCGCAGGAGCGCCAGCAGTTCGGCCGGCCGATCGCGAGCTTCCAGCTCGTGCAGGACCTGCTGTTCCGCATGCTGTGCAACATCACGTCGACGCAGGCGCTGTGCCACCGGCTCTCGCAGATGCAGGACGCCGGCATCATGCAGGACGAACACGCGTCGCTCGCCAAGGGGCTCTGCACGGTGCGCATGCGCGAGACGGTCGGCTGGGCGCGCGAGCTGCTCGGCGCGAACGGCATCCTGCTCGACCATCACGTCGGCCGCTTCGTCGCCGACGCCGAAGCGCTCTATTCGTATGAAGGTACCCGCGAAATGAACGCGCTGATCGTCGGTCGCGCGGTCACGGGCTTCAGCGCATTCGTTTGA
- a CDS encoding acetoacetate decarboxylase — protein MTEAEVLASAFAMPLTSPAYPKPPFRFVDREFIIITYRTDPAALERVVPAPLKIVEPVVKYEFIRMPDSTGLGSYTESGQVIPVTLDGAPGGYTHAMYLDNLAGIAAGRELLGFPKVLASPKLEVRNDSLVGTLDYNGVRVATATMTYKYHALDIDKVRQSLETPGFLLKIIPHVDGVTPRLCELVRFHSFDVNIKGAWTGPASLELHPHCLAPVAKLPVLEVLSAVHMVTDLSLGNGEIVHDYLRSAA, from the coding sequence ATGACCGAAGCCGAAGTGCTCGCATCCGCATTCGCGATGCCGCTGACCAGCCCCGCGTATCCGAAGCCGCCGTTCAGGTTCGTGGACCGCGAATTCATCATCATCACGTACCGCACCGACCCGGCCGCGCTCGAACGCGTGGTGCCCGCGCCGCTGAAGATCGTGGAGCCGGTCGTGAAATACGAGTTCATCCGGATGCCCGACTCGACCGGCCTCGGTTCGTATACCGAATCGGGCCAGGTGATTCCGGTGACGCTCGACGGCGCACCGGGCGGCTACACGCACGCGATGTACCTCGACAACCTCGCCGGCATCGCGGCCGGGCGAGAACTGCTCGGCTTCCCGAAAGTGCTCGCGTCGCCGAAGCTCGAGGTGCGCAACGACAGCCTCGTCGGCACGCTCGATTACAACGGTGTGCGCGTCGCGACCGCGACGATGACCTACAAGTATCACGCGCTCGATATCGACAAGGTCCGGCAGTCGCTCGAAACACCGGGGTTCCTGCTGAAGATCATTCCGCACGTGGACGGCGTCACGCCCCGCCTGTGCGAGCTCGTGCGCTTCCACTCGTTCGACGTGAACATCAAGGGCGCATGGACGGGCCCGGCCTCGCTCGAACTGCATCCGCACTGCCTCGCGCCCGTCGCGAAGCTGCCCGTGCTCGAAGTGCTGTCGGCCGTCCACATGGTCACCGACCTGTCGCTCGGCAACGGCGAGATCGTCCACGACTATCTGCGCTCGGCCGCCTGA
- a CDS encoding CaiB/BaiF CoA transferase family protein produces MKADNIFSDLKVVDLASYIAGPAATTILSDYGADVIKVEPPGQGDPYRQFYATPPNPVCERNYAWQLTNRNKRSLAVDLKHPAAKDVLVRLVEWADVLVTNFPPKVKHALGLTYEQVGPLNPRLIYADITGYGAYGPEADRPGFDITAYWARTGLMEVTHDAGSPPTLPIPGIGDHATASTLYSAIVTGLYRREKTGRGGHVGTSLIAEGAWAAAAWIEGGLNGARFFGQHNRKTPPNALLNPYRTADDRWLLLVAAQEKDWPGFVAAVGLPDLLRDPRFADVHLRAKHAAALVDILDPVFASRPLAEWKRALDAQRVIYGVVQIAEEIVNDPQMHENGVFLPIDDPAVGARHTVASPLQVADTPKEPPRRAPRLGEHTRSVLATLGFSAADMDGLLQNGAVRQEGAD; encoded by the coding sequence GTGAAGGCAGACAACATCTTCTCCGACCTGAAGGTCGTCGACCTCGCCAGCTACATCGCCGGGCCGGCCGCCACCACGATCCTGTCGGACTACGGCGCGGACGTGATCAAGGTCGAGCCGCCCGGCCAGGGCGATCCGTATCGGCAGTTCTATGCGACGCCGCCCAACCCCGTGTGCGAGCGCAACTATGCGTGGCAGCTCACCAACCGGAACAAGCGCAGCCTCGCGGTCGACCTCAAGCATCCGGCCGCGAAGGACGTGCTTGTGCGGCTCGTCGAATGGGCCGACGTGCTGGTCACGAACTTTCCGCCGAAGGTGAAGCACGCGCTCGGGCTGACCTATGAACAGGTCGGCCCGCTCAACCCGCGCCTGATCTATGCGGACATCACCGGTTACGGCGCATACGGGCCTGAAGCCGATCGGCCCGGCTTCGACATCACCGCGTACTGGGCGCGCACCGGCCTGATGGAAGTCACGCACGACGCAGGCAGCCCGCCGACGCTACCGATCCCCGGCATCGGCGATCACGCCACTGCGAGCACGCTGTATTCGGCGATCGTCACGGGCCTCTACCGGCGCGAGAAGACCGGGCGCGGCGGCCATGTCGGTACGTCGCTGATCGCGGAAGGCGCGTGGGCCGCGGCCGCATGGATCGAGGGCGGCCTGAACGGCGCACGCTTCTTCGGCCAGCACAACCGCAAGACGCCGCCGAACGCGCTGCTCAATCCGTATCGAACCGCCGACGATCGCTGGCTGCTGCTCGTCGCCGCTCAGGAGAAGGACTGGCCCGGCTTCGTCGCGGCGGTCGGCTTGCCGGATCTGCTGCGCGATCCGCGCTTTGCCGACGTCCACCTGCGCGCGAAGCATGCCGCCGCCCTCGTCGACATCCTCGACCCCGTCTTCGCGAGCCGGCCGCTCGCCGAATGGAAACGGGCACTCGACGCGCAGCGCGTGATCTACGGCGTCGTGCAGATCGCCGAGGAGATCGTCAACGACCCGCAGATGCACGAGAACGGCGTGTTCCTGCCGATCGACGATCCGGCGGTCGGCGCACGGCATACCGTCGCGAGCCCGCTGCAGGTCGCCGATACGCCGAAGGAGCCGCCGCGTCGCGCGCCGCGCCTCGGCGAGCACACGCGCTCGGTGCTCGCCACGCTGGGTTTCTCTGCGGCCGATATGGACGGCCTGCTGCAAAACGGTGCGGTCAGGCAGGAAGGCGCCGACTGA
- a CDS encoding c-type cytochrome has translation MQARVMGCAACHGAHGEGTDNDYFPRLAGKPAGYLYLQLRAFRDGGRKYPPMNYLLAYLPDPYLRQIAEHFAAQHPPYPPPAAPAADPKDLERGRSLVTAGDPARGVPACASCHGRELTGMAPAIPGLVGLHANYISAQLGAWRYGTRRAVAPDCMHDIASKLSGDDITAVAAWLAAQPAPQNPLPATQDAAKLPLACGSMGH, from the coding sequence ATGCAGGCGCGCGTGATGGGCTGCGCCGCTTGCCACGGCGCGCATGGCGAGGGCACCGACAATGATTACTTCCCGCGTCTCGCCGGCAAGCCGGCCGGCTACCTGTACCTGCAGCTGCGCGCGTTCCGCGATGGCGGCCGCAAGTATCCGCCGATGAATTACCTGCTTGCGTACTTGCCCGATCCGTACCTGCGCCAGATCGCCGAGCACTTCGCCGCGCAGCATCCGCCGTATCCGCCGCCTGCCGCGCCTGCCGCCGATCCGAAGGATCTCGAGCGTGGGCGCTCGCTCGTCACCGCGGGCGATCCCGCGCGCGGCGTGCCGGCCTGCGCGAGCTGCCACGGCCGTGAGCTGACCGGCATGGCGCCGGCGATTCCCGGGCTGGTGGGCCTGCACGCGAACTACATCAGCGCGCAACTGGGCGCATGGCGTTACGGCACACGCCGCGCGGTGGCGCCCGATTGCATGCACGACATCGCATCGAAGCTGTCCGGGGACGACATCACGGCGGTCGCGGCGTGGCTCGCTGCACAACCGGCGCCGCAGAATCCGCTGCCCGCGACGCAAGACGCAGCGAAATTGCCGCTTGCCTGCGGCAGCATGGGCCACTAG
- a CDS encoding cytochrome c — protein MLAVLLACIAPVQAADAPKPADHAQLIARGEYLARAGDCIACHTIPAGKLFGGGRPMETPFGTIYSPNISSDKETGIGAWTADEFYRTMHDGRSRDGQFIYPAMPFGSYTKVTRADSDAIYAYLLSVPPVHQPNRAHELRFPFNQRQLLLGWRTLFFREGEYQPDPAQSVEWNRGAYLVEGLGHCTMCHTQINALGGNSRSKAYQGGLIPLQQWYAPSLTSNREAGLGDWSLTEIADLLQAGVSHRGAVYGPMAEVVYDSFQYLNDQDVRAVAVYLKSLPGRSGGEVDTAPPPATVAEETRRLAPLGGKIYDAQCAICHAADGRGKPPHFPPLAGNQSIQMTSSVNPIRMVLNGGYAPGTRRNPMPYGMPPFAQLLSDEEVAAVVTFVRTTWGNHGKPVSAKDVNALRSAPIF, from the coding sequence ATGCTCGCCGTCCTGCTCGCGTGCATCGCGCCAGTGCAGGCGGCCGACGCGCCGAAGCCGGCCGACCACGCGCAACTGATCGCGCGCGGCGAGTATCTGGCGCGCGCGGGAGACTGCATCGCGTGCCACACGATTCCCGCCGGCAAGCTGTTCGGCGGCGGCCGGCCGATGGAGACGCCGTTCGGCACGATCTATTCGCCGAACATCTCGTCGGACAAGGAAACCGGCATCGGTGCCTGGACGGCCGACGAGTTCTACCGGACGATGCACGACGGCCGGTCGCGCGACGGCCAGTTCATCTATCCGGCCATGCCGTTCGGGTCGTACACGAAGGTCACGCGCGCCGATTCCGATGCGATCTATGCGTACCTGCTGTCGGTGCCGCCGGTGCATCAGCCGAACCGTGCTCACGAACTGCGCTTCCCGTTCAATCAGCGGCAACTGCTGCTCGGCTGGCGCACGCTGTTCTTCCGCGAAGGCGAGTACCAGCCCGATCCCGCGCAGTCCGTGGAGTGGAATCGCGGCGCGTATCTCGTCGAGGGGCTCGGCCACTGCACGATGTGCCATACGCAGATCAACGCGCTGGGCGGCAACTCGCGCTCGAAGGCGTATCAGGGCGGGCTGATTCCGCTGCAGCAGTGGTACGCGCCGTCGCTCACATCGAATCGCGAAGCGGGCCTCGGCGACTGGAGCCTGACCGAGATCGCCGATCTGCTGCAGGCCGGTGTGTCGCATCGCGGCGCGGTCTACGGGCCGATGGCCGAGGTCGTCTACGACAGCTTCCAGTACCTGAACGACCAGGACGTGCGCGCGGTCGCCGTGTATCTGAAATCGTTGCCGGGTCGCTCGGGCGGCGAAGTCGATACCGCGCCGCCGCCGGCCACCGTCGCCGAGGAAACCCGTCGCCTCGCACCGCTCGGCGGCAAGATCTACGACGCGCAATGCGCGATCTGCCACGCGGCGGACGGGCGCGGCAAGCCACCGCATTTCCCGCCGCTCGCCGGCAACCAGTCGATCCAGATGACGTCGTCGGTCAACCCGATCCGCATGGTGCTGAACGGCGGCTATGCGCCCGGCACGCGCCGCAATCCGATGCCGTACGGGATGCCGCCGTTCGCGCAGTTGCTGTCGGACGAGGAGGTGGCGGCCGTCGTCACGTTCGTCCGTACCACGTGGGGCAATCACGGCAAGCCGGTGAGCGCGAAGGACGTCAACGCGCTGCGCTCGGCGCCGATCTTCTGA
- a CDS encoding cytochrome c oxidase subunit II, producing MKNPSIDEPAASADIAARIERRWATVAVGIVTVMVCMVIYTGLHWGMMPPSRVETIRPESLHVAGEFVESNLGSALEADGSVTVRIVAQQYSFTPQCVLVPADTPVTFRATSADVVHGFLVTGTNLNSMVEPGYIATFRTRFPEPADHLMPCHEYCGTGHQGMWAHVKVIDKAAFRKMAAGTRRLSCVK from the coding sequence ATGAAGAATCCCTCCATTGACGAACCGGCGGCCTCCGCCGATATCGCCGCCCGCATCGAACGGCGCTGGGCCACGGTTGCCGTGGGCATCGTGACGGTGATGGTCTGCATGGTCATCTATACGGGCCTGCACTGGGGCATGATGCCGCCGTCGCGCGTCGAGACGATCCGGCCGGAGTCGCTGCACGTCGCGGGCGAGTTCGTCGAGAGCAATCTCGGCAGCGCGCTGGAAGCAGACGGCTCGGTGACGGTGCGGATCGTCGCGCAACAGTATTCGTTCACGCCGCAATGCGTGCTCGTGCCGGCCGACACGCCGGTCACGTTTCGCGCGACGAGCGCCGACGTCGTGCATGGTTTTCTCGTGACCGGGACCAACCTCAATTCGATGGTGGAACCGGGCTATATCGCGACGTTTCGGACGCGTTTTCCCGAACCCGCCGATCACCTGATGCCATGCCACGAATACTGCGGCACCGGCCATCAGGGCATGTGGGCGCACGTGAAAGTGATCGACAAGGCGGCTTTCCGGAAGATGGCCGCCGGCACCCGGAGACTGAGCTGTGTTAAATAG
- a CDS encoding b(o/a)3-type cytochrome-c oxidase subunit 1 gives MLNSRRLVLAHFWLAFISFGIALPLGAWQMIVRSPLHSWLRNPELYYRSVTEHGTVMGYVFPTLIAMGFGYAVTELALKRPLIGPRWAWGGLALVALGAVSASVPVAMGRASVLYTFYPPMIGNAFYYIGVVLVVVGSWIWVALMSINLAAWKRDHRGQTVPLAMFATVAGAYLWGWTAVGAALEVLFQILPVALGFRSTIDAGLARVFFSWTLHAIVYFWLMPAYIAYYTIIPRAIGGRLYSDAMARISFILFLVVSMPIGIHHLFTDPQVGAGFKFLQSVFTSLVAVPTLLTIFTICASVEIAARLRGGKGTFGWLAALPWDNPQMLALAFSFVMLGFGGAGGLINMSYQLDTTIHNTQWITGHFHLIFAGAIVTMYFAIAYDLWPHLTGRALTHVRLMRWQLWLWFIGMIVTTFPWHWVGILGMPRRMAYYDYGDPALAAQAVWVAMSAIGGLILVASAILFFVVLIRGHAAPQVEPDAYRFSTPVHETPSVPVALNGFALWLTLMIGLTVVNYGYPIVQLMVRDDTAVPAIMIGAHP, from the coding sequence GTGTTAAATAGCCGACGCCTCGTCCTCGCGCATTTCTGGCTCGCGTTCATCTCGTTCGGCATCGCGCTGCCGCTCGGCGCGTGGCAGATGATCGTACGCAGCCCGCTGCATTCGTGGCTGCGCAATCCCGAGCTGTACTACCGGTCGGTGACGGAGCACGGCACCGTGATGGGCTACGTGTTTCCGACGCTGATCGCGATGGGCTTCGGTTACGCGGTGACCGAACTCGCGCTGAAGCGGCCGCTGATCGGCCCGCGCTGGGCGTGGGGCGGGCTGGCGCTGGTGGCGCTCGGCGCGGTATCGGCCAGCGTGCCGGTCGCGATGGGGCGCGCGTCGGTGCTGTACACGTTCTATCCGCCGATGATCGGCAACGCGTTCTACTACATCGGCGTGGTGCTTGTCGTCGTCGGCTCGTGGATCTGGGTCGCGCTGATGTCGATCAATCTTGCCGCGTGGAAACGCGATCATCGCGGCCAGACGGTGCCGCTCGCGATGTTCGCGACGGTGGCCGGCGCGTACCTGTGGGGCTGGACCGCGGTGGGCGCGGCGCTCGAGGTGCTGTTCCAGATCCTGCCGGTCGCGCTCGGCTTCCGGTCGACCATCGATGCGGGGCTGGCGCGCGTGTTTTTCTCGTGGACGCTGCACGCGATCGTCTACTTCTGGCTGATGCCGGCCTACATCGCGTACTACACGATCATTCCGCGCGCGATCGGCGGCCGCCTGTACAGCGATGCGATGGCGCGCATCTCGTTCATCCTGTTCCTCGTCGTGTCGATGCCGATCGGCATTCATCACCTGTTCACCGATCCGCAGGTCGGCGCCGGGTTCAAGTTCCTGCAATCGGTGTTCACGTCGCTGGTCGCGGTGCCCACGCTGCTGACGATTTTCACGATTTGTGCGTCGGTCGAGATTGCCGCGCGGCTGCGCGGCGGCAAGGGTACCTTCGGCTGGCTTGCCGCGTTGCCTTGGGACAACCCGCAGATGCTCGCGCTGGCGTTCTCGTTCGTGATGCTCGGCTTCGGCGGCGCGGGCGGCCTCATCAACATGAGCTACCAGCTCGACACGACGATCCACAACACGCAGTGGATCACCGGGCATTTCCACCTGATCTTCGCGGGCGCGATCGTCACGATGTACTTCGCGATCGCGTACGACCTGTGGCCGCATCTCACGGGGCGCGCGCTGACGCATGTGCGCCTGATGCGCTGGCAGCTCTGGCTGTGGTTCATCGGGATGATCGTCACCACGTTCCCGTGGCACTGGGTCGGGATCCTCGGCATGCCGCGGCGGATGGCCTACTACGACTACGGCGATCCGGCGCTGGCGGCGCAGGCCGTGTGGGTTGCGATGTCGGCAATCGGCGGGTTGATCCTCGTCGCCTCGGCGATCCTGTTCTTCGTCGTGCTGATTCGCGGGCATGCCGCGCCGCAAGTCGAACCCGACGCGTACCGCTTCAGCACGCCGGTGCACGAAACGCCTTCGGTGCCCGTCGCGCTCAACGGGTTCGCACTGTGGCTCACGCTGATGATCGGCCTCACGGTCGTCAACTACGGCTATCCGATCGTGCAGCTGATGGTGCGCGACGATACGGCGGTGCCGGCGATCATGATCGGAGCGCACCCATGA
- a CDS encoding c-type cytochrome codes for MSDERLFSLRNPWFRASVGGTLGIALVSAFVGFVWLPSVQRDAPFQGVWNAICSAAGVPRQWLAGGDAPVMPAYPVSHVEVTPQLLSDATRLSIGRGATLSLRCTMCHGEKGMSNANSPNLAGQYAIAVYKQLRDFAGDARQNAVMSPMVRGLGDQDMRDLAAYYASLPRPAARRTGVAPDIVVHGAPMRNIPACAACHGGIDHQTGSPWLDGLPAAYTKAQLADFASGARHNDTSEQMRNIARNLTPDEIAAAAAWYAGVAR; via the coding sequence ATGAGCGACGAACGCCTGTTTTCGCTGCGCAATCCCTGGTTCCGCGCGAGCGTCGGCGGGACGCTCGGCATTGCGCTGGTGTCGGCGTTCGTCGGCTTCGTGTGGCTGCCTTCGGTGCAACGCGATGCGCCGTTCCAGGGCGTGTGGAACGCGATCTGCAGCGCGGCCGGCGTGCCGCGCCAATGGCTCGCCGGCGGAGACGCACCGGTCATGCCGGCCTATCCGGTCAGTCACGTGGAAGTGACGCCGCAATTGCTGTCGGATGCGACGCGTTTGTCGATCGGCCGGGGCGCGACGCTGTCGCTTCGCTGCACGATGTGCCACGGCGAAAAGGGAATGAGCAACGCGAATTCGCCGAATCTCGCCGGGCAATACGCGATCGCCGTGTACAAGCAATTGCGCGACTTCGCGGGCGACGCGCGGCAGAACGCGGTGATGTCGCCGATGGTGCGGGGGCTCGGCGATCAGGACATGCGGGATCTCGCCGCGTACTATGCGTCGTTGCCGCGGCCGGCTGCGCGGCGAACCGGCGTCGCGCCGGACATCGTCGTGCACGGCGCGCCGATGCGCAACATCCCGGCCTGCGCGGCGTGCCACGGCGGCATCGATCACCAGACGGGCAGCCCGTGGCTCGACGGCCTGCCGGCCGCGTATACGAAGGCGCAACTGGCCGATTTCGCGAGCGGCGCACGGCACAACGATACGTCCGAGCAGATGCGCAATATTGCGCGCAACCTGACGCCAGATGAAATCGCGGCCGCCGCTGCGTGGTATGCGGGTGTGGCGCGCTGA